DNA from Amycolatopsis sp. DSM 110486:
GACGTGTTCCTCGCGCTCTCGATCGCCACCGCGCTGTTCGTGGCGCTGCAGTACCCGATGGGCGCGCTCGCCGACCGCGTCGGGCGCCGGCCGCAGCTGCTCGTGTGGTCGGGCGCAACGGCGCTGGTGATCGTGCCACTGTCGTTCCTCGTGCGGCCCGGGCTCGGCGGTCTGCTCGTGGTGTTCTGCGTGGGGCTGGGCCTCTACACGGCGATGACGTCGCTCGCGCCCGCGATCATGAGCGAGCTCTTCCCGACCGAGCTGCGCGGACTGGGCATCGGGGCTTGGTACAACCTCACCGTCGCGCTGTTCGGCGGGACCGCACCCCTGGTGCTCAGCGCGCTGTCCGCGGCCGGCGCGGCCACGGCGTTCTTCTGGTACGTCGCGGTCGCCGCGGCCATCGCGTTCCTCGTGGTGCTGCGCCTGCCCGAGACGAAGGGCAGCGAACTGCGGTAATCCCCTCGAGCCCGCTTCGGCCGAGTCGCTACGCTGCGGCGAATCGACTACGCGAAGAAGGAGGGACACCGTGCGCAAGCCCGAGGTTAGTGAGGAACTCGCCCGACGCGTGGTGGACGCCCTCCACCGCGCGCTCGACGTCGACATCGCCCCGGCCGACGCGCTCATCACCGTCTCGACCCGCGACGGCGTGGACTACCAGTGCAACCTCGCGATGAGCCTGGGCAAACGCCTCGGCCGCCCACCGCGCGAAGTCGCCGCGGCCATCGTCGAGCACCTCGAGATCACCGACCTCGCCGCACCGCCGGAGATCGCCGGACCTGGCTTCCTCAACTTCGTGCTCCGCCGCGAATGGCTCGAAAGCAGCGTCAACGCACTCGTCAGCGACCCGAGGCTCGGCGTCGAGCCCGCCACGGAACCGCGGCGCATCGCGCTGGACTACAGCAGCCCCAACGTCGCCAAGGAAATGCACGTCGGCCACTTGCGCTCGTCGGTGATCGGCGACGCGATCGTGCGGCTACTGCGCTTCGCCGGCCACGAAGTGCTGCCCCACAACCACCTCGGCGACTGGGGCACCCCGTTCGGCATGCTCATCGAGCACCTGCTCGACGAACCGCCCGCCGGGCCCAGCGGCATCGGCGACCTCAATGAATTCTACCAAGCCGCGCGCCGCAAGTTCGACTCCGATGAAGCGTTCGCCACCCGCTCGCGCGAGCGCGTCGTGAAGCTGCAGAGCGGCGACACCGAGACGCTCGCCACGTGGCAGGGGCTCGTCGACGAATCCACGCGCCACTTCAACGAGGTCTACCACCTGCTCGGCATCACCCTCACTGACGAAGACATCTACGGCGAGAGCTTCTACAACCCCTACCTCGCCAAGGTCGTCGACGAGCTGGAGGCCGACGGGCTCACCGAGCTCAGCGACGGCGCGGTCTGCGTGTTCCCCGAAGGCTTCCACAACCGCGAAGGCGACCGGCTGCCGCTGATCGTGCGCAAGCGCGACGGCGGCTACGGCTACGCGGCCACCGACCTCGCCACCGCGAAGTACTGGACCAGCGAACGCGGCGCCACCGACCTGCTCTACGTCGTCGGCACACCGCAGGCCCAGCACTTCGCGATGCTCTTCGCCGTCTGCCGCGCCGCGGGCTGGCTCGACGGAGTGCACGCCGAGCACATCGGCTTCGGCTCCGTGCTCGGCGCAGACGGCAAAGTGATGCGCACGCGCGCCGGCGAGACGATCAAGCTCGCCGACCTGCTGGGCGAGGCCGTCGCGCAAGCCGCCGACGTCGTCGCCGAACGCAGTGAGCTCAGCGAGGCCGAACAGCGCGAGGTGGCGCGCGCCGTCGGCATCGGCGCGGTGAAGTACGCCGACCTCTCCGGCGACCGTGAGCGCGACTACGTGTTCGACTGGGACCGCATGCTGGCCAAGGACGGCAACACGTCGGTCTACCTGCAGTACGCGCACGCGCGGATCGAGTCGATCCTCGCGAAGGCGGGCGACCAGAGCACTGGCGCGCCGGTCACCCTGGCCGAGCCGGCCGAACGCGCCCTCGCCCTCACCCTGCTGCGATTCGGCGAGGCCCTCCGCTCGGCGACCAGCGCGTACGCGCCGCACAAGCTGTGTACGTACCTCTACGAGACGGCCGTGACGTTCTCCCGCTTCTACGAGCAGTGCCCGGTTCTGGCCGCCGAGACGCCGCAACTGCGGGCCTCGCGAGTGCAGCTGGCCACGCTCACGTCGCGCACGCTCGTGCTCGGCCTGCAACTGCTCGGCATCGAGGCCCCGCGCCGGCTC
Protein-coding regions in this window:
- the argS gene encoding arginine--tRNA ligase; this encodes MRKPEVSEELARRVVDALHRALDVDIAPADALITVSTRDGVDYQCNLAMSLGKRLGRPPREVAAAIVEHLEITDLAAPPEIAGPGFLNFVLRREWLESSVNALVSDPRLGVEPATEPRRIALDYSSPNVAKEMHVGHLRSSVIGDAIVRLLRFAGHEVLPHNHLGDWGTPFGMLIEHLLDEPPAGPSGIGDLNEFYQAARRKFDSDEAFATRSRERVVKLQSGDTETLATWQGLVDESTRHFNEVYHLLGITLTDEDIYGESFYNPYLAKVVDELEADGLTELSDGAVCVFPEGFHNREGDRLPLIVRKRDGGYGYAATDLATAKYWTSERGATDLLYVVGTPQAQHFAMLFAVCRAAGWLDGVHAEHIGFGSVLGADGKVMRTRAGETIKLADLLGEAVAQAADVVAERSELSEAEQREVARAVGIGAVKYADLSGDRERDYVFDWDRMLAKDGNTSVYLQYAHARIESILAKAGDQSTGAPVTLAEPAERALALTLLRFGEALRSATSAYAPHKLCTYLYETAVTFSRFYEQCPVLAAETPQLRASRVQLATLTSRTLVLGLQLLGIEAPRRL